From the genome of Bacillus kexueae:
ACAAATTTATTTTTTAGCAGAACGATTTAAAGAACAAAAGCGCATTTTTGAGTACGGTGGGGGATTCATTCAAGACCGTTCCATTTACGAAGATACTGGTATCTTTGCCCGTATGCACTATGAGAAAGGCAACATGTCTCAAGTTGACTACGAAACGTATAAAGGACTATTCGATGCAATGGTTATGACCCCATATTTTCCTCATCCGGACCTCCTTATTTACCTTGAAGGCTCATTAGACGAAGTCCTTCGAAGAATTAAAGAGCGAGGCCGCCCAATGGAGCAACAAACACCTGTTTCATACTGGGAGGAAATGCACCAACGTTACGAAAACTGGATTAACACGTTTAACTCTTGCCCAGTACTACGTCTAGACATTAACGAGTATGACTTGTTTGAAAACGAGTCCTCAGTAGAACGCATTGTGGAACGAATTTCAACTGTTTTAAAACAAACAAAGATGCTGAAAAAATAATGCAAAAAAACCACTCAGGAATTCTGAGTGGTTTTTTGCTTAGGAAAAGTAAATGCAACAACGCACATAAAACAAAAAATTCGTTACAAGTTGTAACGAATTTATCCAATCTCCATTTTATGCGCAGGTTAATTTCAAGTTATGGCGGAGGAGGAGGGATTCGAACCCCCGCGGGCTTTGACACCCCTGTCGGTTTTCAAGACCGATCCCTTCAGCCGGACTTGGGTACTCCTCCGTATCGACAAGATTTAATATACCAGAT
Proteins encoded in this window:
- a CDS encoding deoxynucleoside kinase, whose product is MDLRNKYGIPHDAVITIAGTVGVGKSTMTKELAKALGFKTSFEKVETNPYLDSFYQDFKRWSFHLQIYFLAERFKEQKRIFEYGGGFIQDRSIYEDTGIFARMHYEKGNMSQVDYETYKGLFDAMVMTPYFPHPDLLIYLEGSLDEVLRRIKERGRPMEQQTPVSYWEEMHQRYENWINTFNSCPVLRLDINEYDLFENESSVERIVERISTVLKQTKMLKK